The Pseudobdellovibrionaceae bacterium genome segment GATTGAAGCGCTTCGGCCATTTTACCCGGAAGCATGTTGACTAGCGAGTGCCGATTGCTGGCATCCGTTAAATCAAGCTCGGGTTGTAGGTCCTGGGGCGAAGGGATCACGTCTCGGGACATCAGTAGCACTCCGGCACATTTGCCTTCACACGACCGAGCACCGAAGAAATCTTCTGGTACTTATTGCCTTCGAGAATGATCGCCCAGTAGCGGTACTTCGAAGCGTTTGGGAGAATGATCTCGCCCGACTTCATGATCTGGCGCTTCATGAGGATGACGTAAAGGTGAATGTTAGGCTTCGAGGTCTGAAGGTCAGCAAAGCTGTACTTCGTACCGCCGCCCGCCCAAGACTGGTCAACAACAGAGAGCTGGAAGAGACCGACCGAGTAGGTATCGAGGTTTTCTTTCTTTCCCACGTCGACTGATGACGACTTCACATTCCAGCTGGACTCGTAGTAAGCAAGCGCCGCCGAGAACTCGCCGAGGGCTTTTAACTTCCCGTCTTCTGCCAGCGAATGGTACTTCGGGCAGATTTGAGTGACGTCTTTCGCCGACGAGAATGTAGCGAGGTCAGCCCGCAGAAGGCTGATCAGGTAGTCAGAGGTTTCAGGCAAAAGCGAGTAGCCTTTGCCGGCTTCCCATGAAAGCGCGATCCGCTTCTTGGGTTTCGGTGTCCCGGGTGCCTCGATAGGGTCGACAGGCATCGTTGGCACGTTCTCGCACCCCAGAAGGCATGTCGCGAGAACCATGGCTACCGCGTAGATGCCGATGACTGTGAGGGCTAATTTAGTGCGTTGATTCATCGTGTGGACTCCTTGCCCTTCGAGCCCGAAGTGCAGTTGATGGTCTTTGTGACTTTTCCGGGGAACGCCCAGAACTTCAGAAGCGGCCAGCGGATAGAGCAGATTTCAGTTACCGAGTAGGTCGAGATCTTGACGGCATCTGCCTGGTTGCCTCCATCGAGGTCGACCGTGGCTCCTGCGCGCGTGAGGTCTTCAGCTGTGCAGTTACCTGCGATGAATGCGACGTGATTCGACGAATCGTTTCCGCATTTCACATGGTTGATGTGTGCGATCGCACCATGAGGCGCGCCGTTCACTTTGTAGTTGATGGCCGCTCCCCAGTTCGACCAGTGACGAGCGAGAGAGCCGTTTCGCTGAACGTCGATGCCGGCATATCCCAAGGCAGCTGCGACCATGAGTCCGCACCAAGCGTTTGCGGAACCACGGATCGAAGGAAGCGAGAAGCCGAAATACTTCTTCCAAAGCGGCGTCATCATCGCGTTGAAGTCGTTGTCCTGCTCTTTCTTGCCGCGGTACTTCTTCATGAAGTCCATCCAGGGAACAGGTTGGATGGTTGTGATGTCGGTGCTTTTCGAAGGTGTGGTGGGCGTCGTAGGCTTCGACGGCACCTGAGGCGTCACACGCTTCTTCAGCAACTCCTCAATCTTCGGCCATGTCTGCTTCAGGCCGACCTTGCCGTCGATCGTAAGACCCTTTGCGCGCTGGAGCTCACGAACGGCTGACTCGAGAACCGCGTCGAATTTGCCGGTGGGTTTGCGCGCAAGAAATCCAAGCGTCGCAAGGCATTCCTCAAGATAGATAACGAGAGGGCCTACATCGCCGAGCATGATCTGCTTAATTTCTAAGGCTTTTGTGTCTGACGCCTTCGGAGCGCCCACGCTCCCAAGCCAGGAGAAGAAGGTAACGATGAGGTTCCAGAATGTTTGCATGGTTAGTGCCTTTCTTGGCTCTCCGGCCAATGCAGAGTGACGGTGACTTTCGAGTTCTTGATCTTGATGTGAATGGTTGGAGGGTCAGCTGTACGGATCGGCTTCAGCATCACGTCCGCAGCTTCGTAGGCTTTTGCGAGCGCCTGCTTATCGTCCCAACCCCACTTGGCGATTGCGTTCTCAACCATCTCGATGAACTCGCGGTTAAACCAAAGCCTGAACCCGCGACGAGTGTCCTCGCCTGACGGGACAAACAAGTTAGCTTTTTCGGAGTGTTTCAACGGGTAAGCCTTCCTTGGCTGCGATCTCCAGACGAAGCTCCTCAAGCGTCTCTTCCATCTCCTCGCGAATGGTATAGAGATGCGCCACCGTGCGACTGATGATGGGGTCGGCTGACATATCAGCGAGCCTCACGCGGGCAACCGTGCGGTTAATCAGCCGATCCATGTTGTCGATGAGGCCTTGAGCCTGCTCGAGCATCTTCCGGTGCTGTGTCGTCATCCCTGACTTCCCCTTCTCTTCAGGCGAACAAAACAGCTCATCCATGAGCCCCAGTCCGCGTCCTTGCGAAAACCTCTGACGGGTCAATCCCCCGACCGCCAGAGTTCTGATTCCTTGCAGATGTCACAGATGCGGTGATGCTTGCCCTCGGACATGAACTTCTTGTCGCAGCCGAGGCAGACCTTCTTTGTGAGCTTGAAGCGCGGATAATGCGTAGGCGTCACCTGGCGCACACCTTCCGTCCCCTTGATGTAGGGAGAAACAGTAGGGTTCGCATGCGGGTGGCGCTTGTTGCGGTAGTTGGTCATGCGCCTATTCGCTTTCGCGCGATCTCTGCGTACCCAGGATTCAACTCGATACCGATGAACTCGCGGCCATGCTTCTTCGCGACCATGCCGGTTGTGCCAGAACCCAGAAAGGGATCGAGAACAACACCTCCAACGGGCGCACCTGCGAGAATGCAAGGTTCGATGAGATCGGGAGGGAAAGTTGCGAAGTGAGCGCCTTTGAATCCTTTTGTGGTAACTGACCAGACTGAGCGCTTGTTGCGTGTCGGTCGCGGGCCGATCTTGTGAATTGACCCGCCGAGATTCGCGTTCTTGCCTTCGCGCTGGCCGGGCACGTCTTGCCCCTTGGTGTTGCCAGGTCCTCCGGGGTATCGAGCAGGCTCACGAATCGCTTCGTTGTCGAAGTAGTAGCGAGGCTTCTTCGATAAGAGAAAGATGTACTCGTGAGACTTCGTGCAGCGGTCCTTTGTCGACTCAGGCATGGGGTTAGGCTTATGCCAGATGATGTCTTGGCGAAGAATCCAGCCGTCAGCCTGGAGAGCGAGCGCAGTCCGCCAGGGAATGCCAACGAGGTTCTTGTTCGGAAGTTTCGCGTCGTAGCCGGGGTCAGTGAAAAGTGACCGCTCCTGCGAGTTACCGCCTGAACCGTTCTTTCCTTCACCTTTCGCCCAGCCTCCGCCGCTTCCGTACTGAGAAGCCGCGTAGCTATCGCCCAGGTTCAGCCAAAGCGTGCCGTCGTCTTTGAGAACGCGGCGAACCTCACGGAAGAGAGTTGTCATCGAAGCGATGAACTCTTCAGGAGTCTTCTCGAGGCCCATCTGACCATTAACGCCGTAGTCTCGCAGACCCCAGTAAGGCGGCGACGTCACACACGTCTGCACCGATTGGTCAGGAAGCGTGCGAAGAGTCGCAAGAGAATCGCCTACGAGAATCACTTCGCACCATCCCGGAAGAGATTCGGTCCGCAGGCTGACGTGAAAAGCACTGTAAACAGGAACCACCAGGCGCTGTAACCTTCGTAGGTCACGAGGTAGGCGGTGCCTGCAAGTAGCGAGAGGTCGAAGATTAACATCGCGATATAGACGATTAGTGTGCGCTGGCTCACTTCGACTCCCCAGCCGGCGTGAACTTCAGCTCACCTTTTTCCATGTGGTAGACGCCAGGGGCAGGTTTGATCGCTTCGTAGCGCGAAGGCTTCTCATCGAGGATGTCAGCCGTGCGATACGTCAGGTCGTTGTAGGCGCGGATAATGTCCGACACCGGGGCAGCTACGCCGCTCTGAAGCAGGTACATGGCTTTCTGGATGGTGCGGTCGTAGTAGAAGCCAGGCTTGCGGGGAGAAGCGTGAGTAGGCTCTGTGGCGCGTTTAACGGGCTCAGGAGAGGCTGTGGGCGCTTGGGTTGCGTGATAGGCGTAGAGAGCGGCGAAAGCGTCATGGATGGCTTTATGCGCTTCAGGCAGGGTGAGGCCGTGCAGGCTCTCGTTGGTGGGGAAGGGAGGGGGGAGGGGGGCTGCGGAGGTGGGGGGAGATAGGGTGTGCGCTCCATGGCGGACATCTCCCTTATCGTCGACCCCACCCCCCGGTGAGAAAGCTGCTTCTTGACCCTTAGCCACGAAAGCGTCCTTGCCCATCGTGCTCCCCCTTGTTGACGCGCGCCACTAAGTAGCTGATCACGCGTTATATAGACGAGATGACGGCCCTGAGGCCTGAGCTCCGAATCACCCCTTGATTCGAAGCCTGCTTAACGCTGCGGAATCACTGGAGATTCGAACTTCGCTGCTGGATCTACATAGATCCAGCAGTGTTGGTCGAGTCTACCAATTGTGTGTCCTGAGGCGCGTCAGGCACTAAATATAGTGGTCCTGCTCGTGAGGAGCTCAGCGCTCGAAGCGCCGCGCGCCCCGCCCGTTGGCACCACACACCTCGGTCCGCTTCATCCGCCCTGCTTGCTTCCTCAGCATCAGCAGCGTCCGCGGTCCCTGCTCCTCAGCATCTTCCATCATCTCGTTTCCCTCACTTTGCCTCATCTACCCTACAAACTGTCAAACTCTTACAATCTGCCTACAAGTTATCCACCGCACCGCATCTATCACACATCACGCACACTTAGCCCTGCTCACCTCCCGCCGGCAGCGCTTCCCCGTCTATAAGTTCTACAAAGTACCATTCGCTAACCTACTGATTTCACTGCTGCTTGATGTGGCACAGATCAAGCAATGTGTAGTGTCGTAACCAACTAACGAAGGAGTACGAGATGAAGAAAGCCAAAATGACTCAAGCCGAAGCCCTGGACATCGTGATCGCTGACCTCCAGTCATGGGCTGACTCAGGTGGAGATGAGTCCGACGACGGTATGTTGTACGCGCTTCGCAACGGATACCGGCTCCACGCTGCTCAGCTTTGGTTGGGCACTGGTGCCGCTAGCGAGACCCGCAAGATGACCGAAGCGACTTCAGTCCTTCGTATCAGCCGCAAGGCTGAAGACCGCGAGATCGACCAGATCTGCCGCGAAGCACACATCTACGAATGTCCGGACTGTAACCACAATGGCTTTCGCGACGATGACCAAGGTGAGTCCATCAGCTGCTTTTCGTGTGGTGAGACCGCTTTCAAGCAAGCGCGCCCCGAGGAAGTCATCAGTAAGGTGCAAGAACTTTTCCCCGAATCTCAGGCGCTCCCTTACGCACGTAAATACAAAGCAGCTTACGTCCACGCCGAAGATAACTCCTCAGGCTTTCGTGTCGTCGTCGTTCCTTGCACTGAGTTCCGCGATCGTCAGGGTATCCATCTAGTAGACCTCACGACCGAGGAGCTCGAGCGCAAGCTCAGCGCTGCTGCTGAGTCGTGTGATCGCGATGGCTTCGAAACTGTATGGGTCCACGTCATCGGCGCGTGAGCAGCTTGATCAGGGTGTCTTGCGGGACACCCGAATGAAGACGCTTTCAATTAACAAAGGAGATCGCATGAACTCGCTTAAAAACGTCCGCATTTACGATAATGGCGGAAAGACCTTTGACCGCTACACAGCCGTCTACATGGACCAGCCCGAGTACCAGCCCGGCACGTTCGCAGCGCGCGGCATGAGCACCAACCCGTTCAGCCCTCAGGGCTTCGGCTGCTCGTGTGTCGCATCACCGGGTCGTCATCTCGGGAAGCGTATCAAGTTCGAGGAGCTGCCGCCCGACTGCCAAAGATTAGTCCTACAAGACATCTCTACAGAGGAGACCGCATGAGCCGCCGTCAATCGACCATCTACATCACTCGGGTTTCGACTCCGAAAGGCTGCGGACCTTACCGCTACCTCGTGACCCAAGACTCCACGTCGTGGTGTGCGTTCAGAACCCGCCGCGGTGTCCGTCAGTTCATTCGAGACCTCAACCTCACCGTGAAACTCATGCGCCGAACCGGGCGCGGGCTCGACTCTTTTGCGGTGTACGAATGTCATTCTCCGGTGTTTGAGCAGCTTGGGTCTTGGGACCTCGAAAAGTTCATGCGCATGGAGGCAGATGTCGAGCGCGTTTCACACTCGAACGGAGATTTGACGCTCTGGAAAATCATGCACCTCGATGGCGGCGGTTGCGTGATGTATCACATGAACCCGAACGTGAAGGACCGCCCGACTTATCCGCGCGAGGCTTACTCAGATAGCGGACCTGACGACACATCACCCAAACGGAAAGGATAATCAGATGACCCGCCCCAAACACACACCCGGACCGTGGGACGTAAATGTCTACTCGTATCCGCTCACGCCTCGCCTTTTCGGTGTCAACTGGAAGCAGCAAGAAAAGCGAGACGCCTCAGAGGACCTCGCCAACGCCCGTCTTATCGCCGCCGCGCCTGAGATGCTGGAAGCGTTGGAGGACGTGCTTGCGTTTCTCAACATCAAACGGACCGGCATCGAGAACTCACTAGCCAAGCAAGTCGAGCGAGCCCTCGCCAAAGCGCGAGGTGAGTCATGAAGCTCAAATCACTGAATCAAGCCATCTTTCACTCGGTACACTCCGATTGCGATGGGTCTGAAGTAGACGCCGCTTTCAAAATCGAAGTCGATGGCGCAACTTGGTCTTGCTACACGGTAGCGCTGAGTCACCGTGACCTACTCTGCTACTGCAACGAGGGAACCGCTTCCTTTGTTGTCGACACTTACGGGACGCGCGACGTGGCGGAGCTCGTCGACTGGGAAGCCGATCAGCCTTAACGCCCCTTAACCGTCTCAACTTGCTATAGCGTTTTGTTGGAAATTTCACGCGGGGTTAACCAAGTCCCGCCGATAATAGGAGTAGACATGTCACGCAACCAACTCACACCAGATAAGTACATGACGCCTCAGGAAGCGGGTGCGCTTGACGCCCGTCTTGCAGCGCTCGATACCTCTGACCCGCTCGTTGCGCGTGATCATGCTTATCTGAGTTTTCTCAGGCTCACGGGCGTCCGCGCTTCTGAGGCGCTGAACCTCGAGCGCCGAGACTTCCTCGGTGTGTTCGACGGAGCAGGAGGAGAACGCTTCGGACGCGTCCACATTCGCACGCTGAAGCAGGGGCTTGACCGGGTCGTGCCCGTGCCCGGTTGGCTGTACGACCGCTGCTTGTCAATGGCTGGAGCGTTTCCGGGCTCGCCGATCTTCGCATCTGATACGGGTGAGGCGATCAAGCTCAGACGTGCCGACCAGATATGGCGTACGTATCGGACGTGCGACAAGAAGCTTCACTCGCTTCGTCACACTTTCGGGCGTGAGCTCTACCGCGCAACCCGCGACATCCTGCTGGTGAAGTACGCGCTTGGACACGCATCGGTATCGAACACGCAAATCTATACCGAGATGGACATGGAAGATGACTTGAGTCGCGCTTTAGGAGCGCTGAGAGGAGCGTCATGACACGCTATACGCTTTTATTGGGACTGAGTGCGTCCCTTATCCTGACCGCTTGCGTGCCTGATGGCGGCTCTGGTGGAGCTCCAGCTGCTCGCGTAGTTGACGAAGCTCCGAATCTTGAGCCCGAGGCGCCGGAGCCCTTGCCTGAGGAGCCAACTCTTGCCGAGTTGACAAGCGGTGACATCCAGTCTCTGACGCTAACCCGCGGTTCGGAGTCGCTGACGTTTACAAGCTCCGAGATCCAAGACACGCGCTGCTATGGTGGGCGCATCGAGATCAAGAGCGTGACTGAGGCTGATGGTATTGTGACCGTGTCGGCTGAGCGTGATGGCGACGTGCCGCTCGACACACCGACACATCAGGACTGCATGCTTGAGGTCGGTCAATCGCATTTGGCCTTCTACTATGGCGGAAGCTGCGTCTATGCCGCGGTCGATCCGTACTTCCACGCGCGAAATATCACCTATCAGCTTTCCAGAACAGCTGATGGCGAGATCACAGTCGCGCGGTCGCTTGAGACGATGCCGTTTCAACGAAGCTGCACAAACCCGATAGGCTATGGCCCTTTCACGGGCTCAATTGCAGGCGAGGTCTATCATGAGTAAGCCTCAGAATCTGACCGAGTTAAACGCTTTATTAGCCCGTCAGGCGAGTGAGCGAGATCAGGCCGACCGGAAGAACAGCGCGAGACTTTGGCGCGTCCTAGGCCCCGTGGCGGCGTTATTCGTGGCGGGATATATCGGTGTTGCGGTTTACGGATTAACTCAAACTGAAACGAAGTCTCAAGTCGAGGTGACGAAATGAAGGCTCAGACGTATCCTGTTCGCATGACTGCTATAGCGAAAAACCGGAATCTACCCTGGGGCTTAGTGAAGCGCGCGGTGCTTTGGACTGCGGCTGCCGTGGTGTCCTTCTACGTGCTCGGTGGTGTCGGGATGCTTCTCTATATCGGAAAGACCTCTCCGAAGGTGCAAGCAGCCATCGCGGACTTCGATCCCGGCATCCTTCGCTCAACTCTCGAGATCATCTTTTAACGATCAGCGGGAAGCTTGCCTTCGTTCATGAGCGACCAGACATCAGTGTTGCGCGATTTCATCGGGTCTTTCTCGCGCTTAGCCTTCTCGATCAGCTCATAGCGCTTTTTGTAGGGTGCGGCTTCAAGCGACCCAGCATCCATGACGTATGCAAGGCCATCAAGAGCCTCGTTTTGCATGTTACCGATGAAGCCTGTCTGACCGCGGGCTTTGGCGAGCTCTGACTCAGCCCAAGCCTGATGCGTACCTTCACGCATGGTCGCACCGAGATTGTCCAGCTTGTCCCACACGCTGCGTTTCTGAGTTCCCGCCATCTCACACCCCCGAATCAGTCATTATACGCGAAAACGGGAATGAGTTTCTAGGCTAACCGACGCGCCTTTGCTTCTTCACGAGTCTTTCTGCCATGACAGGTCTTGCAGACCGCTTGCAGTTTCTCTGACGGAAGGAACATGCGCTCGATGAATGTGCGAGGGTCGAAGGTTCCGACAGGATCGATGTGGTCGGCGTACAGCTTCCCCACTTTCGCTCCGCAGATCTCGCAGGTGCCAATGTCGTTCTCCCCGACTGCGCGCCTCAGACAAAGCTTGCGTGCGTGGTTATACGCCCAGACCTGGCGGATGGCTTTCCGCAAACGCTCCGCATCCTTCGGCCCCAGACCATCTACGGGCTCTGGCTTTGCCTTCCTGGCTTTCTTCTTTGTCATGCTTTGATCTTGTGAGACCTGGACCTTACGGTGAAGTGAAACCTTCAAATGACTTCCAGCCCCAACAACCCTCGCGCTGTTAAACTGGCGGCATGCTTGAAACTTGTTTGGTTATCCCGGATTGCCACCGTCCGTGGCATCATGTTCGCGCGTACAACCTCATGCTTGAAGTTGGTACGTTCATCAAACCGAAACACGTCATCCTTCTCGGTGATTATGCCGATGTCTACAATCTTTCCGGCCATGGGCCTAAAGATCCCGGCATGATCACCAACATGAAGCGCGAGATAGACTCGGTGAATGAGGGCCTCGATGAACTCGATAAACTCTTTCCGAAGTCGAAGAAGAAATACATCGAGGGGAATCACGAATGGCGCCTCACTCGCTACATCCAGAATCGCGCACCGGAACTTTTCGGCGTCATGGACTGGGAAGGTCTTACTTCACTCAAAGAACGTAAAGGCTGGGAGTGGGTCCCCTGGGAGCCGACTCAACTGACACCCATCGGACCATCTAAGTCGAAGCTGCTCGCGCGCCACCGTCCACTGGGCTCGTCGATGAAAGCATCTGCACAACGCGCGCTCTGTTCGATGGTCTACGGCGACAACCACAAGATTGAAGAGACCCACTTCACAAGCATCAAAGGCGAGGAACACGTCTGCTTCTCGGTTGGATGGCTCGGAGATAAGCGTCAGCAGCAGGTCTTTGGCTACGTCGCCGGCATGGCTCAATGGCAGCTTGGCTTCGGCATCGTTCACGTCGATCCGCGGACCGGCTACTTCTATCACGAGAAGATTCACATCCTCGACAACATCACCTGCATGGTAAACGGGAAGCGTTTCAAAGGATGAAGCTCAAGATCTTCGGCGTCTCCATGCAAGTGAAACGGCGCAAACACCTTCGCACGAAGGAAGAAGCCATGGGTATCTACTACCCTGGCCAAAATCTCATTCACATCGATGCAGACCTTAAGGGTGAAGAGTATGACCAGTGCGTGCTTCACGAAGCTGTTCATGCGCTCCTCGATCGCCTGCACATCTCGCCCGCCATCGATGAAGATGTCGAAGAGATCATCGCCGACTCTGTCGCAACCATGATCACCGAAAACTGGAAGCTCTCAAAAAAACGCTGACGCGGGACCGCTACACTTCACACTCAGGCAATTCGCGACTAGATCTTGTGAAGTCTCTCGTCTCTCTCTCACACAACGGTTTGTAGATTTGCTAGTAGGAAGCCTCGGGGAAACCCGGGGCTTTTTGCTTTAAGGGCTGTATCGGTCGCGCGTCATGCGTAAAGCGGCAGCGCCCCAACAACTCACTTTGTGTTGAATCTCACGCAAACCGTGAATTACCTTCAAATCAGAACCGACCACTCCCGGGCTGATTGCATCTACCCCGCGCGCAGCAAGGAAGGTTCTAAGTCCTACGGGACGTGCTGGGCCAAACACCCTCCATCTTGAAGAGATGACTCTGTGGCGCGGAGGGGGAACTGCCGCTGGTGGCTACCTACCTAGAGCACGACGTGAATACGTCAAAACGAGTGTGGAGATCCAGATGCCGTAAGCCGACTCATCTCAGGGGGTTCGAATGTTTATTCGCGCCTTCAGCAGATCATTTGGTTCGGTGGGATATAGGGGAACCTATGCCTGCCGATCTATCTAGGGGGTTCGAATGTTGTATTTGTATCAGACAAAGCTGTCTGAGCATGCGATGAGAAGAGAGTTTCGGAAGGCAGAGAAGGTCGGATTGGTTCCGCACCCAATTGAACTTCTTCGTCAACGCTGCAACAAGTTGAACCATAGTAACTTCCCAAGTGAGCGCTGGTTTATGACGGCAGC includes the following:
- a CDS encoding HNH endonuclease, with the translated sequence MTKKKARKAKPEPVDGLGPKDAERLRKAIRQVWAYNHARKLCLRRAVGENDIGTCEICGAKVGKLYADHIDPVGTFDPRTFIERMFLPSEKLQAVCKTCHGRKTREEAKARRLA
- a CDS encoding peptidoglycan-binding protein, which produces MQTFWNLIVTFFSWLGSVGAPKASDTKALEIKQIMLGDVGPLVIYLEECLATLGFLARKPTGKFDAVLESAVRELQRAKGLTIDGKVGLKQTWPKIEELLKKRVTPQVPSKPTTPTTPSKSTDITTIQPVPWMDFMKKYRGKKEQDNDFNAMMTPLWKKYFGFSLPSIRGSANAWCGLMVAAALGYAGIDVQRNGSLARHWSNWGAAINYKVNGAPHGAIAHINHVKCGNDSSNHVAFIAGNCTAEDLTRAGATVDLDGGNQADAVKISTYSVTEICSIRWPLLKFWAFPGKVTKTINCTSGSKGKESTR
- a CDS encoding site-specific DNA-methyltransferase, with protein sequence MTSPPYWGLRDYGVNGQMGLEKTPEEFIASMTTLFREVRRVLKDDGTLWLNLGDSYAASQYGSGGGWAKGEGKNGSGGNSQERSLFTDPGYDAKLPNKNLVGIPWRTALALQADGWILRQDIIWHKPNPMPESTKDRCTKSHEYIFLLSKKPRYYFDNEAIREPARYPGGPGNTKGQDVPGQREGKNANLGGSIHKIGPRPTRNKRSVWSVTTKGFKGAHFATFPPDLIEPCILAGAPVGGVVLDPFLGSGTTGMVAKKHGREFIGIELNPGYAEIARKRIGA
- a CDS encoding tyrosine-type recombinase/integrase; translated protein: MSRNQLTPDKYMTPQEAGALDARLAALDTSDPLVARDHAYLSFLRLTGVRASEALNLERRDFLGVFDGAGGERFGRVHIRTLKQGLDRVVPVPGWLYDRCLSMAGAFPGSPIFASDTGEAIKLRRADQIWRTYRTCDKKLHSLRHTFGRELYRATRDILLVKYALGHASVSNTQIYTEMDMEDDLSRALGALRGAS